The proteins below come from a single Thermus islandicus DSM 21543 genomic window:
- a CDS encoding cation diffusion facilitator family transporter produces the protein MAERAALASLVVALLVLGLKGLAYLLTSSLALLSDALESTVNVAAALLALLAIRFAQRPPDATHPFGHTKAEYFSAVLEGVLVVLAALLIAREALPRLLHPTPLGDLGPGLGLALLASGLNGLLAYVLLREGRRLRSPALTADGYHVLSDVLTSLGVLLGVGLAGLTRLWVLDPLLALLVAGHILLLGLRLVRQSVGGLMDEGLSPEEVARIQAVIARELQGKALEVHDLRTRKAGHRAFLEFHLVVPGTMPVAEAHRLCDRLERTLEEAFPGLAVTIHVEPESERKA, from the coding sequence GTGGCGGAACGGGCCGCCTTGGCTAGCCTGGTCGTGGCCCTCCTGGTCCTGGGGCTCAAGGGGCTCGCCTACCTCCTTACGAGCTCCTTGGCCCTCCTCTCCGACGCCCTCGAGTCCACGGTGAACGTGGCCGCGGCCCTCCTAGCCCTCTTGGCCATCCGCTTCGCCCAACGTCCCCCGGACGCCACCCACCCCTTTGGCCACACCAAGGCGGAGTACTTCTCCGCCGTGCTGGAAGGCGTCCTGGTGGTGCTGGCCGCCCTCCTCATCGCCAGGGAGGCCCTTCCCCGCCTCCTCCATCCCACCCCCTTGGGGGACCTAGGCCCGGGGCTTGGGCTTGCCCTCCTGGCCTCCGGGCTCAACGGCCTCCTGGCCTACGTTCTCCTCCGGGAGGGAAGGCGCCTCCGCTCCCCCGCCCTCACCGCCGACGGTTACCACGTCCTCTCCGATGTCCTCACCTCCTTGGGGGTCCTCCTCGGAGTAGGGCTTGCCGGGCTCACGCGCCTCTGGGTGCTGGACCCCCTCCTCGCCCTCCTGGTGGCGGGGCACATCCTCCTCCTGGGCCTCCGCCTGGTGCGCCAGTCGGTGGGGGGCCTGATGGACGAGGGGCTTTCCCCAGAGGAGGTGGCCCGCATCCAGGCGGTGATCGCCAGGGAGCTTCAGGGAAAGGCCTTAGAGGTCCACGACCTGAGGACGCGGAAGGCGGGCCACCGGGCCTTCTTGGAGTTCCACCTGGTGGTGCCCGGAACGATGCCGGTGGCCGAGGCCCACCGGCTCTGCGACCGGCTGGAACGGACCTTGGAGGAGGCCTTCCCGGGGCTCGCGGTCACCATCCACGTGGAGCCGGAGAGCGAGCGCAAAGCCTGA
- the lysS gene encoding lysine--tRNA ligase, with product MNEQTRQRLLNLEALVEAGFAPYPYRFPKTQSAQKILKAKAGAPPEAEWPEEEVAIAGRIVALRRMGKVTFAHLLDETGRIQLYFQKDLTPHYELLKRLDVGDILGVRGYPFTTKTGEVTVKVLAWTPLVKSLHPLPDKWHGLKDKEVRYRQRYLDLMVNPEVREVFRKRAEMVRYIRRFFEDRGFLEVETPILQPTTGGAEARPFKTYHNALDHEFYLRISLELYLKRLLVGGYEKVYEIGRVFRNEGMDHNHNPEFSMLEAYWAYADYQDMASLVEELLSGLVLHLFGTYEVPYQGQVLNFRPPFRRISFVESLKEEAGLPFDPLDLDRLRLWADAHHPELAQVPSYKLLDKLFGIYVEPKLQDPTFVLDFPLAISPLAKRHREKPGLTERWDLYAGGMELAPAYSELNDPLDQRERFLEQARRRKEGDEEAPEPDEDFLLALEYGMPPAAGLGLGIDRLAMLLTDQPSLRDVLLFPLMKPKREAPEEAWEGA from the coding sequence ATGAACGAGCAGACGCGCCAGCGCCTACTCAACCTGGAAGCCCTGGTGGAGGCGGGCTTCGCGCCTTACCCCTACCGCTTCCCCAAAACCCAAAGCGCCCAAAAGATCCTGAAGGCCAAGGCCGGGGCCCCTCCGGAGGCGGAGTGGCCCGAGGAGGAGGTGGCCATCGCCGGAAGGATCGTGGCCCTGAGGCGCATGGGCAAGGTCACCTTCGCCCACCTCCTGGACGAGACAGGGCGGATCCAGCTCTACTTTCAGAAGGACCTCACCCCCCACTACGAGCTCCTAAAGAGGCTGGACGTGGGGGATATCCTAGGGGTGAGGGGGTACCCCTTCACCACCAAGACGGGGGAGGTCACGGTGAAGGTCCTTGCCTGGACACCCCTCGTCAAAAGCCTCCACCCCCTCCCCGACAAGTGGCACGGCCTTAAGGACAAGGAGGTACGCTACCGCCAGCGCTATCTGGACCTCATGGTGAACCCGGAGGTGCGGGAGGTCTTTCGGAAGCGGGCGGAGATGGTGCGCTACATCCGGCGCTTCTTTGAGGATCGGGGCTTCTTGGAGGTGGAGACCCCCATCCTCCAGCCCACCACCGGCGGGGCCGAGGCCCGGCCCTTCAAGACCTACCACAACGCCTTAGACCACGAGTTCTACCTCCGCATCTCCCTGGAGCTCTACCTGAAGCGCCTTCTGGTGGGGGGCTACGAGAAGGTGTACGAGATCGGCCGGGTCTTCCGCAACGAGGGGATGGACCACAACCACAACCCCGAGTTCTCCATGCTGGAGGCCTACTGGGCCTACGCCGACTACCAGGACATGGCCAGCCTGGTGGAGGAGCTCCTCTCCGGCCTCGTTCTCCACCTTTTCGGCACCTACGAGGTGCCCTACCAGGGCCAAGTCCTCAACTTCCGGCCCCCCTTCCGCCGCATCTCCTTCGTGGAAAGCCTCAAGGAAGAAGCGGGCCTCCCCTTTGACCCCCTGGATTTGGATCGCCTCCGCCTCTGGGCCGATGCCCACCACCCAGAGCTCGCCCAGGTGCCGAGCTACAAGCTTCTGGACAAGCTCTTCGGGATCTACGTGGAGCCCAAGCTCCAGGACCCCACCTTCGTCCTGGACTTCCCCTTGGCCATCAGCCCCCTGGCCAAAAGGCACCGGGAGAAACCGGGCCTCACCGAGCGCTGGGACCTCTACGCCGGGGGGATGGAGCTTGCCCCCGCCTACTCCGAGCTCAACGACCCCCTGGACCAGAGGGAGCGCTTCCTGGAGCAGGCCAGGCGCCGCAAGGAAGGCGACGAGGAGGCCCCGGAGCCCGACGAGGACTTCCTCCTGGCCCTGGAGTACGGGATGCCCCCGGCGGCGGGGCTCGGCCTGGGGATAGACCGCCTGGCCATGCTCCTCACCGACCAGCCTTCCTTAAGGGACGTCCTCCTCTTCCCCCTCATGAAGCCCAAGCGGGAAGCCCCGGAAGAGGCTTGGGAAGGGGCGTAG
- a CDS encoding GreA/GreB family elongation factor translates to MAREVKLTKAGYERLMKQLEQERERLQEATKILQELMESSDDYDDSGLEAAKQEKARIEARIDSLEDVLSRAVILEEGSGEVIGLGSVVELEDPATGERLEVQVVSPAEASVLETPMKISDASPMGKALLGHRVGDVLALDTPRGRKEFRVVAVHG, encoded by the coding sequence ATGGCGCGCGAAGTAAAGCTGACCAAGGCCGGCTACGAGCGGCTCATGAAACAGCTGGAGCAGGAGAGGGAGCGCCTTCAGGAGGCCACCAAGATCCTGCAGGAGCTCATGGAGTCCAGCGACGATTACGATGACTCGGGCCTGGAGGCGGCCAAGCAGGAGAAGGCCCGGATTGAGGCCCGGATTGACAGCTTAGAGGACGTGCTGTCCCGGGCGGTGATCCTCGAGGAGGGCTCGGGCGAGGTCATCGGCCTGGGCTCCGTGGTGGAGCTGGAGGACCCGGCCACCGGGGAGCGGCTGGAGGTGCAGGTGGTCTCCCCTGCCGAGGCGAGCGTTCTGGAAACCCCCATGAAGATCTCCGACGCCTCCCCCATGGGCAAGGCCCTCCTGGGCCACCGGGTAGGGGATGTCCTCGCCCTGGACACCCCTAGGGGCAGGAAGGAGTTCCGGGTGGTGGCGGTCCACGGGTAA
- a CDS encoding diacylglycerol kinase family protein: MGGLPPRPREDPHAVKGILRSFAYALQGLAYAWRVQRNFRLEAYLGLLALLLALWLGVDPLPVLLLAALVLSLELVNTALEALTDLASPVYHPLAKQAKDTAAAAVLLASLLALLVGLRLFLPPLFRHLGLS, from the coding sequence TTGGGAGGGCTTCCGCCGCGTCCAAGAGAGGATCCTCACGCTGTAAAGGGGATCCTCCGCTCCTTCGCCTACGCCCTCCAGGGCCTGGCCTACGCCTGGCGGGTGCAGCGCAACTTCCGCCTCGAGGCCTACCTGGGGCTTCTGGCCCTCCTCCTGGCCCTCTGGCTCGGGGTGGACCCCCTCCCCGTCCTTCTCCTCGCCGCCCTCGTTCTCTCCCTGGAGCTCGTGAACACCGCCCTCGAGGCCCTCACCGACCTGGCAAGCCCCGTCTACCACCCCCTGGCCAAGCAGGCCAAGGACACGGCGGCGGCCGCCGTCCTGCTGGCAAGCCTCCTCGCCCTCCTCGTGGGCCTCCGCCTCTTCCTGCCCCCCCTTTTCCGCCACCTTGGGCTAAGCTAG
- the ybeY gene encoding rRNA maturation RNase YbeY codes for MVAVVANKRPPKGLVPRLKKALQALMEELGVGDKAVTVILTGDRRLRALKRAWWGEDEATDVLSFPHYEPEDPFLPPHLGDIWISLDTAGKQAKARGAPLEEEVLVLSAHGLWHLLGHDHAKEEDWEGFRRVQERILTL; via the coding sequence GTGGTGGCGGTGGTGGCCAATAAACGGCCCCCCAAGGGTCTTGTTCCCCGGCTAAAAAAGGCCCTCCAGGCCCTGATGGAGGAGCTTGGGGTAGGGGACAAGGCGGTCACGGTGATCCTCACCGGGGACCGGAGGCTACGGGCCCTCAAGCGGGCGTGGTGGGGGGAGGATGAGGCCACGGACGTCCTCTCCTTCCCCCATTACGAGCCCGAAGACCCCTTCCTCCCCCCGCACCTTGGGGACATCTGGATCAGCCTGGACACCGCAGGAAAGCAGGCGAAGGCCCGGGGAGCCCCCTTGGAGGAGGAGGTGCTGGTGCTTTCGGCCCACGGGCTATGGCACCTCCTGGGCCACGACCACGCGAAGGAGGAGGATTGGGAGGGCTTCCGCCGCGTCCAAGAGAGGATCCTCACGCTGTAA
- a CDS encoding PhoH family protein, translating to MARDPEAAQRLLIPLKPEEALAFLGQADRNLKRLRALFREAFGDRLRLVARGDQVELLGDEEAVRVAERVVRDLLALLRQGAELDEATLEQAVALAQEGQGLYQATDPEAEPALPGRLRPKTPGQKRYVEAIARHDITFGIGPAGTGKTYLAVAMAVSHLRARKVKRIVLTRPAVEAGEKLGFLPGDIQAKVDPYLRPLYDALFDMIDAERFEQYLQSGIIEVAPLAFMRGRTLNDAFIILDEAQNTTPEQMKMFLTRMGFSSKMVITGDITQIDLPKHQKSGLVEATRILKGIEGIAFIYFKESDVVRHPLVARIIKAYEEAERGGGGGQ from the coding sequence ATGGCACGAGATCCTGAAGCGGCCCAAAGGCTTTTGATCCCCCTAAAGCCCGAGGAGGCCCTGGCCTTTTTGGGCCAGGCGGACCGGAACCTGAAGAGGCTCCGCGCCCTCTTCCGCGAGGCTTTTGGCGACCGCCTGAGGCTCGTGGCGCGGGGGGACCAGGTGGAGCTCCTAGGGGACGAGGAGGCGGTGCGGGTGGCCGAGCGGGTGGTCCGCGACCTCCTCGCCCTCCTTCGCCAGGGGGCGGAGCTGGACGAGGCCACCCTGGAGCAGGCGGTGGCCCTGGCCCAGGAGGGGCAGGGCCTCTACCAGGCCACCGACCCGGAGGCGGAGCCCGCCCTCCCGGGGCGCCTCCGCCCCAAAACCCCGGGGCAGAAGCGGTACGTGGAGGCCATCGCCCGGCACGACATCACCTTCGGCATCGGGCCCGCAGGCACGGGCAAAACCTACCTGGCCGTGGCCATGGCGGTGAGCCACCTCAGGGCGCGCAAGGTGAAGCGCATCGTCCTCACCCGGCCCGCCGTGGAAGCCGGGGAGAAGCTGGGCTTCCTCCCCGGGGACATCCAGGCCAAGGTGGACCCCTACCTTAGGCCCCTCTACGATGCCCTCTTTGACATGATTGACGCCGAGCGTTTTGAGCAATATCTCCAATCTGGAATCATTGAGGTGGCGCCTTTGGCGTTCATGAGGGGTAGAACCTTAAATGATGCTTTCATCATCCTGGACGAGGCCCAAAACACCACCCCGGAGCAGATGAAGATGTTCCTCACCCGCATGGGCTTCAGCTCCAAGATGGTCATCACGGGGGACATCACCCAGATCGACCTGCCCAAACACCAAAAGTCGGGCCTTGTGGAGGCCACCCGCATCCTGAAGGGGATAGAGGGCATCGCCTTCATCTACTTTAAGGAGTCGGACGTGGTGCGCCACCCCTTGGTGGCCCGGATCATCAAGGCCTACGAGGAGGCCGAGCGTGGTGGCGGTGGTGGCCAATAA
- the floA gene encoding flotillin-like protein FloA (flotillin-like protein involved in membrane lipid rafts), which produces MTAVGLLFLAGLVLILVFLFFSFIPVGLWVTAFFAGVRVPLTSLVAMRLRRVPPAKIIFPMIKATKAGIPVELNRLEAQYLAGGNVDRVVDALIAADKAGIKLTFDRAAAIDLAGRDVLEAVRVSVNPKVITTPQVAGMAKDGIQLLVTARVTVRANIDRLVGGAGEETVLARVGEGIVASIGSAESHKEVLEQPDRISKTVLSKGLDAGTAFEILSVDIAEVDVGRNIGAQLRTDQAEADKKVAQAKAEERRAMAVAAEQENRALVEAMRAKLVEAQAQVPLALAEALRAGRLGVMDYYRLKNIEADTDMRESISRAAKPEGEE; this is translated from the coding sequence ATGACTGCCGTGGGCCTTCTTTTCCTCGCGGGACTGGTTCTTATCCTGGTCTTCCTCTTTTTTTCCTTCATTCCCGTAGGCCTCTGGGTCACAGCCTTCTTCGCCGGGGTGCGGGTTCCCCTCACGAGCCTGGTGGCCATGCGGTTAAGACGGGTCCCCCCGGCCAAGATCATCTTCCCCATGATCAAGGCCACGAAGGCGGGCATCCCCGTGGAGCTCAACCGCCTCGAGGCCCAGTACCTGGCGGGAGGCAACGTGGACCGGGTGGTGGACGCCCTCATCGCCGCAGACAAGGCGGGGATCAAGCTTACCTTTGACCGCGCCGCGGCCATAGACCTGGCGGGGCGGGACGTGCTGGAGGCGGTCCGGGTGTCCGTCAACCCCAAGGTCATCACCACGCCCCAGGTAGCGGGCATGGCCAAGGACGGGATCCAGCTCTTGGTCACCGCCCGGGTGACGGTGCGGGCCAACATTGACCGCCTCGTGGGCGGAGCGGGCGAGGAAACGGTCCTGGCCCGGGTGGGCGAGGGGATCGTGGCCTCCATCGGGAGCGCAGAAAGCCACAAGGAGGTGCTGGAGCAGCCCGACCGCATCAGCAAGACCGTGCTGTCCAAAGGGCTGGACGCCGGCACGGCCTTTGAGATCCTCTCCGTGGACATCGCCGAGGTGGACGTGGGCCGGAACATCGGGGCCCAGCTCCGCACCGACCAGGCGGAGGCCGACAAAAAGGTGGCCCAGGCCAAGGCCGAGGAGCGGAGGGCCATGGCGGTGGCGGCGGAGCAGGAGAACCGGGCCTTGGTGGAGGCCATGCGGGCCAAGCTGGTGGAGGCCCAGGCCCAGGTGCCCTTGGCCCTGGCCGAGGCCCTAAGGGCGGGGCGGCTTGGGGTCATGGACTACTACCGCCTCAAGAACATCGAGGCCGACACCGACATGCGGGAGTCCATCAGCCGGGCGGCCAAGCCCGAGGGTGAGGAATGA
- a CDS encoding NfeD family protein, whose protein sequence is MEAVKRLLALWLLLSLALGRTYLVPVQGEIDPALAVFVDQALTRAEREGASGVALLIDTPGGRVDAAIKISDRILQSPLPTLAVVQNAFSAGALIALSCRQIAMLPGSEIGAALPVVALPLQRPEAADQKVVSALKGKFRAVAEARGRPTQLAEAMVDPEVEIPGLSAKGEPLTLSADKAVELKVADFKAGSLSEALAQAGLSAEVERLEPGPRVRLARFLTSSSVAGVLLALGILLLLLEFFTPGTLLPATLGLVALGLYFFGGYLAGLSGILEILLFFAGVLLLLAEAFLLPGFGLPGALGIGLVLASVYLTFGAQSLAVGAYAVLVLGLGLLLLFRLFPRSRVGRALVLESAISETAPPKGELEALLGAIGEALSDLRPAGVARFGDRRVDVVTEGEYLPRGTLVRVVKVEGPRVVVRAFKEE, encoded by the coding sequence ATGGAAGCGGTGAAGAGGCTCCTTGCCCTCTGGCTTCTCCTCTCCCTGGCCCTGGGGAGAACCTACCTGGTGCCCGTCCAAGGGGAGATAGACCCCGCCCTGGCCGTCTTCGTGGACCAGGCCCTCACCCGGGCCGAGCGGGAGGGGGCGAGCGGGGTGGCCCTCCTCATTGACACCCCCGGGGGGCGGGTGGACGCCGCCATCAAGATCTCGGACCGCATCCTCCAGTCCCCCCTCCCCACCCTGGCCGTGGTGCAAAACGCCTTCTCGGCCGGGGCCCTCATCGCCCTATCCTGCCGCCAGATCGCCATGCTCCCCGGCTCCGAGATCGGGGCCGCCCTCCCCGTGGTGGCCCTCCCCTTGCAAAGGCCTGAGGCCGCAGACCAAAAGGTGGTCTCCGCCCTCAAGGGCAAGTTCCGCGCCGTGGCCGAGGCCCGGGGCCGCCCCACCCAGTTGGCCGAGGCCATGGTGGACCCCGAGGTGGAAATCCCGGGGCTTTCCGCCAAGGGGGAGCCCCTCACCCTCTCGGCCGACAAGGCGGTGGAGCTCAAGGTGGCGGACTTCAAGGCGGGAAGCCTCTCCGAGGCCCTGGCCCAGGCGGGCCTAAGCGCCGAGGTGGAGCGCTTGGAGCCAGGGCCCAGGGTGCGGCTTGCCCGCTTCCTCACCAGTTCCAGCGTGGCCGGGGTGCTCCTCGCCTTGGGGATCCTTCTCCTCCTGCTGGAGTTCTTCACCCCGGGAACCCTCCTCCCCGCCACCCTCGGCCTCGTCGCCCTGGGGCTCTACTTCTTCGGGGGGTATCTGGCCGGGCTTTCGGGGATCCTGGAGATCCTCCTCTTCTTCGCCGGGGTGCTTCTCCTCCTCGCCGAGGCCTTCCTCCTGCCGGGGTTCGGGCTTCCCGGGGCCTTGGGAATCGGGCTCGTGCTGGCCTCCGTTTACCTCACCTTTGGCGCCCAGAGCTTAGCGGTAGGGGCCTACGCCGTTTTGGTTTTGGGCCTTGGCCTCCTCCTCCTCTTCCGCCTCTTTCCCCGAAGCCGGGTAGGGCGGGCCTTGGTCCTGGAGAGCGCCATCTCGGAGACCGCGCCGCCCAAAGGGGAGCTCGAGGCCCTGCTTGGGGCCATCGGGGAAGCCCTGAGCGACCTAAGGCCCGCAGGGGTGGCCCGGTTTGGGGATCGGCGGGTGGACGTGGTGACCGAAGGGGAGTACCTTCCCCGGGGCACCTTGGTCCGGGTGGTCAAGGTGGAAGGCCCCCGGGTGGTGGTGCGGGCTTTTAAGGAGGAGTAG
- the aroE gene encoding shikimate dehydrogenase: MLRLAVLGYPVAHSLSPAMHAFALKHLGLKGTYEALETPVEALQDRFWEVRRAFRGVNLTLPLKERALAFLDWVSPEALAIGAVNTVLQVEGRLFGFNTDAPGFVEALRAGGIPLQGPALVLGAGGAGRAVAWALREAGLEVWVWNRTPERALALAAEFGLEAVPLERAKEARLLVNATRVGLEDPGATPLPPELLPGEGAAVDLVYRPLWTRFLREARARGLKVQTGLPMLAWQGALAFRIWTGFLPDPWGMEEAARRALGEA, from the coding sequence ATGCTTCGCCTCGCCGTCCTGGGCTACCCTGTGGCCCACTCCCTCTCCCCCGCCATGCACGCCTTCGCCCTGAAGCACCTGGGCCTAAAGGGCACCTACGAGGCCCTGGAGACCCCTGTGGAGGCGCTTCAAGACCGCTTTTGGGAGGTGCGCCGGGCCTTTCGGGGCGTGAACCTCACCCTTCCCCTGAAGGAGAGGGCCCTCGCCTTTCTGGACTGGGTCTCTCCCGAAGCCCTGGCCATCGGGGCGGTGAACACGGTGCTCCAGGTGGAGGGGAGGCTCTTCGGCTTCAACACCGACGCCCCAGGTTTTGTGGAAGCCCTCCGGGCCGGGGGGATTCCCCTCCAGGGCCCCGCTCTGGTCCTAGGGGCGGGGGGGGCTGGGCGGGCGGTGGCCTGGGCCTTGAGGGAGGCCGGCCTTGAGGTCTGGGTCTGGAACCGCACGCCTGAAAGGGCCCTGGCCCTGGCGGCGGAGTTCGGCCTGGAAGCGGTCCCCCTGGAGCGGGCCAAGGAGGCCCGGCTCCTCGTGAACGCCACCCGGGTGGGCCTCGAGGACCCCGGGGCCACCCCCCTTCCCCCGGAGCTTCTCCCCGGGGAAGGGGCGGCGGTGGATCTGGTCTACCGCCCCCTTTGGACCCGCTTCCTCCGGGAGGCGCGGGCAAGGGGCCTAAAGGTCCAGACCGGCCTCCCCATGCTGGCGTGGCAGGGGGCACTGGCCTTCCGGATCTGGACGGGCTTCCTCCCGGACCCTTGGGGCATGGAGGAGGCGGCCCGCCGGGCCTTGGGGGAAGCGTGA
- a CDS encoding IMPACT family protein: MSLTLAAPVVHEEILQKSRFLAKAAPVASEEEALAFLEAQRDPGASHNGYAYKIGLLYRFSDDGEPSGTAGKPILHAIEAQGLDRVAVLVVRYFGGIKLGAGGLVRAYGGVAAEALRRAPKVPLVERVAVAFHVPFAEVGRVHGLLQARALKAEEAYTQEGVRFALLLPEPEREGFLKALRDATRGKVVLE, encoded by the coding sequence GTGAGCCTCACCCTGGCCGCCCCCGTGGTTCACGAGGAGATCCTCCAGAAAAGCCGCTTCCTCGCCAAGGCGGCCCCCGTGGCCTCGGAGGAGGAGGCCCTGGCCTTCCTGGAGGCCCAGCGGGATCCCGGGGCCAGCCACAACGGCTATGCCTACAAAATCGGCCTCCTCTACCGCTTTTCCGACGACGGCGAGCCCTCAGGCACTGCGGGAAAGCCCATCCTCCACGCCATAGAGGCCCAGGGGCTGGACCGGGTGGCGGTGCTGGTGGTGCGCTACTTCGGCGGCATCAAGCTTGGGGCCGGAGGGCTGGTGCGGGCCTACGGGGGCGTGGCGGCGGAGGCCCTCCGCCGTGCGCCCAAGGTCCCCTTGGTGGAGCGGGTAGCGGTGGCCTTCCACGTCCCCTTCGCCGAAGTGGGCCGGGTCCACGGCCTCCTGCAGGCCCGCGCCTTAAAGGCCGAGGAGGCCTACACGCAGGAGGGGGTGCGCTTCGCCCTCCTCCTCCCCGAGCCCGAGCGGGAAGGGTTCCTAAAGGCCCTCCGAGACGCCACCCGGGGGAAGGTGGTCTTGGAGTAG